The following is a genomic window from Patagioenas fasciata isolate bPatFas1 chromosome 1, bPatFas1.hap1, whole genome shotgun sequence.
ataattaaCACAGCCTTTTTTGAGTCTGaaaattgtttattttaattaatttatgctttttattttaggTTTCAGTCAGATACATAATAGTACAGAATTCTGCCTGTTTAGTCTAAAACAACAGGGTTATGAAACCCATAGGCTGGAGAACCTTCAGATCAataatttcctgtattttttggTACTATTACAATTGGGTTCTATCTTGACTGAAATATCTTGATGGCTTAAGGATGTTATGCTTTAGATGTAATACAGTATTTACAGCTTTGCCTATACAAAGTGTTGGTCAAAATAATAAATCAAGTTTGAAAACaagagcaccttttttttttttttttttttgttttttcctccttcttcctccccttcatgATGGAACCTAAAATCTGTACTGGAGGCCGGGGGGGGCAAGTCATACCATTCCACACACTTCTAAAGACTACTGAAACACATCAAGTGCTATCTCTTAAAAAGGTCACTGGCATGTCCTAGTAAAAAGGTGTCTTACACCCCCTCTTTCTATCACCCCCGCCTCCTGGCAGCCCATTCTGCAGCAGGTCCTGAGCTGTGTGCACTTGAGGTTTCCAGGCTGGGTCAGCGCAGCTTTGCTGTGCTCGTGTGCCTTGCCCAGAATGTGTTGATTGTAGCTTTGTAGCATGGGCTCCAGCTGCATCAGGTCAGCTTTCCAGTGCTCTTAAGTGGGGGCCATGCTCCTGTGCTTCAGAAATACAGGGCATGGCAGGTACACCCAGTCCTAACTTCCAAAATGGCTggaaaaatctgtgttttatgttCAGTGCGGTGTATTTTACGTAGTCTGCTTTAGGCTGGTGGTTCCCAGCTTGCAGATTCCCAGGTCTGAGATAAGCAAATACGCTGAGTGGGCCTCTGTGCAGCACAGCATGAGGCCAGTCAGGGTGTTCCTGTGTCACTGCCGCAGAAGCTGGAGAGCACTGCACAGAGGAGCTCTGGCCAGTCGCAGTCCCAGTGTTGCGGGAGCTGGTAGTAGAGGCAGcgtgagagagacagacagacagtccTTCTGTGATGGGACTGGGCTGGGGAGTTAGACCTGCTGATAAATGAAACGTTAGCATTAGCAATACAAGTTTGGAAATGTTTCCTCTCAGTACATCTAGAAACCCTTTCATGCTGCACTAAAATTCTACTAAAACAACAGGCTCCAGTGCAAATTGTGACATTCCCCAGCTGAGCTGGATGACCTTAACTCTGCTCTTTAATGACATAGTGATACCCTTATCTGTGGTGGTTGTTTCTAGCCCTATCACTAGTTCTCCTAGAAACCACTGCAATATAAAAATGCGTGGGAAGTGTTCTGTTATTTGTtagaagaaagaaataacagCGTGCAGTAAAATAATGTTGACAGGCGAGTATAGGGCTGTGTATGTGTCTTTAGTATGATGATCGATCTCCTGTCTTCACTTAAACTGCATTTTTGTATCACTCTCTATGTACTGAATGTAAAGTCATCCAACAGCCGAATAGTCTTGCATTTGTATCCAGCTTTCTCAGTTAATTAAAAAAGACTTCTAACGTATTTTGTGCCTGAGTTATAAGGGTGTGACGGTAACTCTGTAGCTAACTGAAGTCCTGCATCACCAGGCAGCTGAGAGACCAGCTGGCTGGGAAGCGGATTTgtggggaaggagctgggagtCCCCACACAGGAGTATGTTGGACATGAGTCAGCAGTTCTTGCAGCACTGCATTTTACTTATTAGTTCTGGAGATCCCTTATAACAGAAATTATTCTGGGACTGTAATAAGAAAGTTATTAATCACTTATTTCGTGAGTAACCCTATTACAAGAAAGAGAGAGGTGAACATGATTTTGAAAACTAATTCCTGAATGAAGAGTGTATGGTTAAGCTACATTATAAGAGGAGACATATTACACTAATATATCTCAATATAGGCTATTTATTTGTATCTGTGAAGCAAAATATAGAAGACTGGAAGTAGAGGTGATTGCTAAAGTTTAatggcatatatacatatacttgGTAAAAGGTTAATGGTGCTCAGCCAAAATGTAAATTTATGGATATAGATACATTTAATAGTAAGTGTCAAATGGCAGTTCTTTTGAAGCTTTCCTTCTCCAGGCTTAGTTAGCAGTTCAGGTTCTTTTAGAGCTTTATCAATCTATTTCTTAAAGAAACAGATATTATTATTTTGTCTCTCGAAAGGTGCTTTCTGTAGTACCTGTGCACTttttatatttagaaaataagTTTAGGAGTTGCCTGGTACTCATTATCAGCTTTTTATAGGGAAAATGGATTTCCTTAAGTTTGGTGCCAGCTTTTGTCAGACATCTGTTTGAAAAGATTCAGATTTAAGCAGTAAAGGTGACCACATTGATTTCATAGTGCAGGGGGCTCTGAGCTTGCCACTTGTCTGGCTATAGCAGCAGCATGACCGCAAGCTAGTAAGTTGCCTCTCAGCAACAAAATGAGTCCATCTCCAGAAACATAAGGATTCAGACTACTTTATTTAGGAGAAAGGCAAGAGAGAATTTGATGGAAAGCTGTGTTTTAATGGTAAAAGACTTTCTAGTCTACTGAAAAAAACAAGGTAGAGACTAAAAGGTGCAATTTCATCCCATGGTGAAGTTAAATACTGTTGAAACAATTGGTCCAGGGCTTTCATATGTCATCTTTTACCAAAATCTTTATAACTACACTGAGATGCACACACAGATTTTCTCTAGGTTTAACCTGATCTCATTGGTATTGGTGGTGGTTGTTCTTGGTGgtgtgctggattttttttctgatggttaGTATTTCAGGTTATCAAAGGTAGCATTGATAACTAAACTAACGTAAGTTACAAGTTCCAGTATAAAACTAGGTGAATGGCATTGATGCATTATAAATCAAAAGGGCTTACTCTTCAGCAAAGAGAAACAATTCAAGCTTGACTTCTTAatagaagaaataataaaactttaaaaaaatagttttataacTTCTCAGAAAATCCATTTCAGTAAAATGACTGGGAATTTATGATCTGTACATTGTAGCTGTGGTTCTGAACAAATTTTAGATATTAtaatgttttttaataaaaccactcCAACTACTGAAATGTTTTACAGGCTTCTTAGTACAGTATGTGATGCAGATGGAAATAATTCTGGGAATTCTTATGTCAGCGCTGAGTTGAACTCACGATATATTCATTTCTTTATACACAAAGTGATTTATCCACCGAGATCCCCAAGAACTGAGTAAATGCAATACTGTGCTGTATTGTATTAACTGTTGGGGTTTTTCTTACAGGGTAAAATTCTCTATAAGGTACGGTGGAAAGGATATACCTCTGATGATGATACGTGGGAACCAGAGGCTCATTTGGAAGACTGCAAAGAAGTGCTGCTTGAATTCAGAAAAAAGATTGTGGACAATAAGCCTAAACCTGTTAAAAAAGACATACAGGTGCGTTTCACCTTCCAGTGTCGTACACTGAAGACGTATTCTCTGTTGAGGCTCTGCTAAtggggggagggagaaaggaagacGTTTTAGATATGGAATTAAGAAGAGTTAAAGAATCTCTTCAGTCTGAAGGTGTTTTGTGATAGTCTGAATCCCTTCAGTCTGAAGTTGGAAGTGGATATTGTTACAGCTCTCTGgttagggatttttttgttaatttacaGGTTTGCTTGCAGACTCTAAATCCATCtaaactttttcagtttttagtggGACTATATGAATGATGTGTGGTCATTTTAGCTTGTTTTTGACAACATAAACAACCCCATTTCCCTACGCACATGCATTTTGCCTTGTCACCACAGTTGAGCGCTGCTCAATTCACCATCCTGCTTTGTGTAGCAGATTGGTGAATTATTGCATGTTAACCATTAAATTAGGTAAGATAAGAATACAGAAAAATTAATTGTAAGAAGGCAGCATATGGCTTTTTGTTTTCCAACTGCTCAATCAGTTTCAAAATCAAGCATAAGAATCTGTTTTGAAAACCAGTACCCTGCTTCTGGGAAACCTATAGCTAAATTTTACAAAGTCACATTAattgtttttgaaataaaatagttcAGATTCAGTTCTGTTCTGGAATCTTGTTCTTGGATGTATGATTGGTTTTCTTGACTTGTTTATGCATTGGTTCTCATTcaagcatttagtaatataattTAGGTAAGTGAGATAGAATTGCATTTACGAATTTTATTATTTGGCAATGTGGAATGATGTTTGTAGTGTTTAAAAAGAGATTTACTTTTTCCAAGCACCACTGCTACTATTTTTGTATAGTTTACATCAGAGTGATATGGTTTAatggggaagaaaatattttatttttttctttaccttttagAAACTGTCTCTAAATGATGATGTATTTGAAGCAGAATCTGACAGTGACCGGCAAAGTGAAACAAAAGAGGATGTTTcaccaaagaagaaaaagaagaagtcaAAAGATGGAGAGGATAGAAGTCCAGATGATCCGAAGAAGAAAAAGTCTAAGTCTGCGAAACTCAAAGAAAAACCCAGAACAGAACGTGAAAATTCCTCAGATACTTTGGTTTCAGATTCAAAGCCAAAAAAAAGGACTTCGGAAACTAAGGAGGATTCAAAGGACCCGAAGAAGCAAAGGAAAGAAGATActaatgaaataaagaaaaagaagggagaagttaaagatttaaaaataaaatctaaagaaGATTCTAAAGAAGATAAAAAATCACAGAAGGAGAAGCATGGAGATGTTCAGTTTGACTCAGAATTAAGTACTCTAGAAGTTGCGTTTTCTCAAGAAACTGATAATGAAAATTCAGActtaatttctgaaaataaagatgAGCAGCAAATAGTAataagtggagaggagaggatggaACAAGAGGTTGCTGAAAAAGATTCCTTTGCTGATAGGCATCTTGATGGATCAGCAAGTAATGAAGATGATAGTGTTGATGTTAAggttaaaagaaagaagaaaaaaaatcagaaagttgAAGATTTTAAAGAAGAAGGTAGAAAAGTGGAAACTCAAGATTTAGAGAAGAAAAGCATGCATAAAAGGCAAAAAGCTCAAGAAAAAGTAAGAGTACTGGGAGAGGTGGAGAAAGTGTCACCTCCTTCACCAGTGCAGAAGGGTTTGAAATTGAGTGCTGATGAAAGAGGGCGCAAGTCCATGGATTCGCCTGGGGAGGTGAGCAATGTTAAGGCTTTGGGGTGGGGGCTGGGGATCAAATCAAACATCTGCAGGGTACAGGTGTCTCAGTAGGCCGCTGCTCAGGATGGCTAAGAGAAAAATACAAACTGGAAAGTTAATGAGCTGGATGAAGCTAAAGAAAGGCCCACTGATCACTGTGTAAGAGGGAAACTGAAACATTTCTGGATTCTGAACACTGTAAGGGAGGGAACACTTTAGGGCAGATAAGGGTGTCTTTAAATGTGAAAATATTAACTTCTCCTGTTTTTTATGTGTATTTAGAATGAGATTTCCTGTTCCCTCAAAGCCTGCTGTCATTTTTAGCTTTGTTCCCCTCACCCTCAACAGTTGCCTTGATTTGACTTTTTTCTACTTGTATAGTAAGACATTCAGTCTTGAGCGACTACCCGTCCAACGCTGCACAATGAACTGCTGTTTTGAGTTAAAACACACCCTTGATCTCTTTCAAAAGCCAGCCACTCCATTATACCTTACATGCATTAGCACCTATGTGCGAATTGGAAATAGTTTCTAGACCCAGGTGTCCCAGATAATTGTGCTGTTGGCTTGTTAGAATTCCTGGGGTGCTTAAAGAAGGTCAGTGCTGTCATAACTGCTTTGAATATGGTGCTACAAAGGTGTTAAATACTTTGAAATAATTGCATTCTTGCCAGGTTCAGTATTTGGAACAAATGAAAAGTTCATCATTTTAAATTGCGTTCAAAACGCTGTTTTTGACAAATCTGCATCTCAAGCCATAAAACGCCATTCATGGCTGAGATGCAGTAGAAATCTGAATTGAAGTTGTTCTATTTTGGAAATAACAGTTCTTCTCTTAAGGAAGAAGCCTTCACAGACTTAACCTCTGACTCACCTGTTCAATTATTTTCTTAGGAATGTCCACAAGTCTGTTACATACAGGTTTCAGTAGTACTAGTTTTGAATATATTTTATCGTTGGAGTAGTGAAAggactttattttccattttttctctaCCACTTTAATTTGATCTTTGTTCTCAATatcaggagaaagaaggaaagaaaactgaaacaaaagaaaaatctcaaaaaaaagaggctgaaaaagaagaaaagaacagaaaagaacaaagGGGCCTAAAAAGTAAGTGCTAACTGCTTAAAGGACAGAAGAGAATGGCCCTTCAGGACATTCTCCTCTTATTTCTGCAAGAGCAGATATTGTGTAGTTTTGTTACACTTACTAGAAACAagaatttctgcttttattttaggaAGCAAAAGTCTGCTGTTTAATGGCTTTGTTAATATATGCTGCATGAGAATGATGTCTGTACTTTCACATATGAAGCATGGAAGTGTATAGAAATCTCTAACGTTTTTGTAGGCAAGTCAAGATTTTGCcccttttcatttaattttgttgACTACACTTCCATGGCAtccaacagtattttttttagaGGAATTCATCCAATTATTGGCTATTTCCAGAAGTGTTCTGATGATACTATGAATACACACCTCCTGTGTTTAGAAAACTAGTGGTTGCCCATCAGACAAACTTCTTGCCTGTTGCTTTAGGCACAATGATGAAGTTTATTTTTACATTGTACAACCCTTAAAATGTCACCAGAACTGGATGATTTGATACATGAAGAAAAATATCTAGGGTGTATTTCTGTTCTTAGTAGTATAATGAAGTATTAATGTTACCACTCTTGATCTCTCTAAGGAGAACTAGGTAACTGCACCTCTGATAACCATTAATTGGAGGAGCTGTGATGCTTTACCTAGCTGTTGCTAGAGAAACATCTTTCCCTGCAAGTAGCGCAGATGCTTACAATGCTTAGAAAAGTAGTAACAGACAGAATTATTAATTATGTTCCTTATACAGCATGTCTGTCGTCTGTTCATCACAGATACTGAACCATATTTTCAAGGTAATATTTTACACATACTTCTAAACTGCATTTCTTAAGAAGAAGATGGTGCCATGTTGAAAGCAGAACTCAGACTTGCCAGGGGGTAGCTGAGGTGAACTAGCTCTCCCCGATTTTTAGCTTATGTTGTTAAGCTTGCTCCTGTGCTTCAGCAATGATTAACTTATGGAAAGAGGACAGACCTTTTCTAAACAGACTCTGGTCACTCACTTAAACTTACTTATGTAATAGTCTTTGGCAACTCAAGTAGTCACTCTTGGTAACTCCCTTCTAGGCTTGAAGGATGTCAAAAGTGCATTTGACTTGTTTAATGtagcttcagaagaaaaaagtgaatATTCTGAGAATAACTGCAAAAGAGAAGAATCTTCGCTAGAATATAAATTCATAGAAGAATTAAAATCAAAAGACAGCAAGGTGTACAAGGAAAGGAGGAACATAAAAGATGAAACAGACACATGGACTTACACTGCTGCAGAAGGTGATCGAGAAATGGTGGATGCGTGTCAAATGAAGAACTCTGGTGAGCAGTAGAAACAAATGTAGGGGAAAGCTGAGCACTggcagttaatgttttcttcattcCTGCTTGCATCTTCTAGCGCTGCAGTTCTTGTCTCCCCAGGAGGCTGACATGGCGTTTTCTTTTGAAACTCACTGATAACTTTCCAGTGAGTTTCCAGTGTGTTTCTGCTATCACAGTAATGGAGTGTTCACCTTCTCCTGTTGCTTCAGCCTAATTTATTGGAACAAACAATAGTTTGTTTCAAGTAAAAGCATTTTATGTCTGTTTGTAATGTAACCTTCATTGTTTGGAACCATTCCATGCTGACTTTTAGAGTTTGTTTGAGTGAAAAGTAGTAGTATGTTAAGATGCTGATCATTGAAGCAATGGCAAGCAGCGAATTGTTTGGAAATTCAGAAGATACTTAATACTcgttttgcattttttcttccacaaaatCAAATACATGATAGATGGCAAGCAGCAAGTCTTGAGTTTGGGTATGGACATGCAGTTAGAATGGCTGACACTAGAAGACTTTCAGAAGCATCTTGATGGAGAAGATGAGAATCATGTGTCAACAGGACCTATATCAAGTAGTGAGTAATTGCTGGGAGGAAGGGACATTTCTTAGCAGGTGTTTCAAAGTGAAATATCCTGTAACTGCCTTGAATTTGTTTTCTAGCTCTCCTGAGGGATGCTGTTAAAAGTGGAGATTACATGACAGTAAAAATGGCACTTTCTTCAAGCGAGGAATATAATCTGGATCAAGAGGTAATTTTTCTGCAATAGAAGTATTTTTGGGGTGGGTCAGGAGTGAAGAGTACAAATTTGGATTGTTTGAGAAGTTTTCCTGTCTTGGCTGGTAGCAGATTTCTGTTTAACCTTGGGGAAAAAAGCACAGCGTGAGAAAAGGACATACAGATTTTAAGGCTTCAgtagttgttttctgtttcttccaaAGAAAAAGTGAAGTTTGATAGAAGCATCCTAGTAGCTGGATTTGCAGGTTTGCCCACCGGATTTAACTGAATATTAAATTCAGAACTTAACATGGTATAAGGAGTTATGGTACCCATCACGTCAAGTGGCTAAACTACGTAAAATatctatacattaaaaacaagaaTGTTCTTTGGCAGAGGGGGACCTTTTCACTCCATGAATGATTAGTTTTCTGCCAGTTCTTCATCAGCTGTGTTCTTACTGGTTTTCGTTCAAGGATCTGTTTTCCTGTTAAATAGTGCTATAGCTCTATTTCTCAGGATTAAAATCTCTGATACCAGTATTTTCACTGGTGATCTTGTGTAGTTGTATTATGTAGCATTTGAGAACTATAGATTTTGCTAAGACTTCTGCAGCGtagtagaaaagatgccaaaTGAACTCGTGAGGCAAGCATGTGTTCTTTGGATTGTAGTGTCTGGGAGGAAGTGCAAGAGTGAGTGTGGGGACTGACCACTCTCAGAGATCTCTTTGTACATACACTCCAATAAAATCCAAAAGCAACGTTGTGGTAGCAGCCACCTTAGCCATTGCAGTTTACCTCCAGTGGCTACTGGTTTGTTTTTCCATCGTCTTGCTGTCTTCCTCACCCTCAAATATCTTGCTGCCTTTCTTCCTGGCTCATTCTGGTTTTCCTCCTTCTTGTGCTGGTCCTTGGAACATTACGGGTTTTGCAGATTATGGAGCTCAGAGTGTGAGGCCTGTGGACAAGAGAGGTGGGAGGTGATGGTTTGTTGGTATCTGACAGCCATATATATGTGCATTCTTCTGCCAGGGAGGCAGATCTTGGTGAAACCTGTTCACACACTTGCAATTTTTGTATTGTGGCTTTGATTTATCTtaaagtatttgatttttttttttttttaatggcaatgaTTCTTCTTGCAGGACTCAAGTGGAATGACCCTAGTAatgctggctgctgctggtgggCACGATGACCTTCTCCGGGTCCTAATCAGGAAAGGAGCTAAAGTTAATGGTagacagaaaaatggaacaactgCATTGATACTCGCAGCTGAAAAGGTTGGCTTGGTTATTGTTGTATTTATGGTTCTCAGCTCTTACGTTTCAAAGTGGTACACGTTTTTTTTTCCCGTTGGATGATGCTTAAGAAGTAGTTATCAGGATATAGCAGAGTAACCTTAATTGCATCATTTCAGCAGCTGTGGTTACTGTAGTGTAAATAAATTCTGATCACAAACCCTACCCTGAGCAGAGAATATCATAGAGCTGCCTTGAGTGAAAGTGGAGGCAAAGGATATCTCAGAATTTGTCAGTCATAGGGGCTGAAGTTCTTGTGTTAGAATTGCTTGTTATGATCTCTGGATACACATGATCCAAACTTGGGACACTTTGAGAGCAAGTCTCTGAGCAGGGTTTACTGTATGagagctgggacatggagactCTGGCAAGCTCTTCTCAAACTAAGACCAACTAGACCAGTAAGTTACAGGATGTTTCATGGGTGTGCTCTTTAGTTCAAGTTGGTTTATGTGTTTTCCCATGTACAGTAGATAAAAGTATGAAGGGGAACTTGATTCCAGTTTGGTGATTAGTGCAAACATCCTGTTTTCTTCCTGTGGTGTAGATTTAGAAAACAGTAAGAGTTGTAAATACTCATGGCTATCTGTGTGCCCGAATATGAATTGCTCTAGAGAACAGCGTTGTGTCATGTCTCATGCTTTGGATTTTCCTGATAGATTTTAAATAAATGCCActttatattctgaaaaaaaaaccagaatctTTTCTGCTTACTCatcttgtggtttggtttgggttttctttcagaattttCTAACAACAGTAGCTATTCTTCTGGAAGCTGGGGCATACGTCAACAGGCAGCAGAACAGCGGTGAAACTGCTTTAATGAAGGTAAATTCAGTGTTTGCCCTGACACTGTTTTGTAGTAAATAATTTTTGCAAACTAATAAAACATAAAAGCATGTTTGTAGAGTTGATTTAGGGAAACGTACTGTATTTGAGATACAAATATTTATCTTGGTTATTATAGGCAGTGTTTTAATCAACTTTTTAATGTACTGTTATATCTCAACAATAAATGCAGATGCTATGAGCATACAGTGTTAAATGTGCCTCATCCTCTTCCATTGTTTGACTCTAAGAAACGTGGATGTGATCTTAAAACTGAGATAATCAGGTTGTCAGCAGGAAGAGAAGAATTCCAAAAAGGAGAGTCTTTTACTTGGCTGTTGCTGTGGTTGACTTTTGTAGTTTCATTGCAGGCCAGAAATAAAATAACCAGTTTGGGGTCTCCTTCCTACTGCCTATTCCACACCCCTAgcacaaaggattttttttttttttttttttttttttttaatttttatttcattgtaatGGGAAAATTCCAGGGCCCTTTAAATGGTTTGTGctcctctgtttgtttgtttgtttgtgtggggt
Proteins encoded in this region:
- the MPHOSPH8 gene encoding M-phase phosphoprotein 8, with product MAAAGSSGAEAAAAARLEGAEEEEETAAATEDEEDGEEDGSGAGRAAGGEAGGEAGGGGGESEEEDDVFEVEKILDVKTEGGKILYKVRWKGYTSDDDTWEPEAHLEDCKEVLLEFRKKIVDNKPKPVKKDIQKLSLNDDVFEAESDSDRQSETKEDVSPKKKKKKSKDGEDRSPDDPKKKKSKSAKLKEKPRTERENSSDTLVSDSKPKKRTSETKEDSKDPKKQRKEDTNEIKKKKGEVKDLKIKSKEDSKEDKKSQKEKHGDVQFDSELSTLEVAFSQETDNENSDLISENKDEQQIVISGEERMEQEVAEKDSFADRHLDGSASNEDDSVDVKVKRKKKKNQKVEDFKEEGRKVETQDLEKKSMHKRQKAQEKVRVLGEVEKVSPPSPVQKGLKLSADERGRKSMDSPGEEKEGKKTETKEKSQKKEAEKEEKNRKEQRGLKSLKDVKSAFDLFNVASEEKSEYSENNCKREESSLEYKFIEELKSKDSKVYKERRNIKDETDTWTYTAAEGDREMVDACQMKNSDGKQQVLSLGMDMQLEWLTLEDFQKHLDGEDENHVSTGPISSTLLRDAVKSGDYMTVKMALSSSEEYNLDQEDSSGMTLVMLAAAGGHDDLLRVLIRKGAKVNGRQKNGTTALILAAEKNFLTTVAILLEAGAYVNRQQNSGETALMKACKRGNSDIVRLMIESGADCNILSKHQNSALHFAKQCNNILVYEQLKSHLDTLSRVAEDTIRDYFETRLALLEPVFPIACHRLCEGPDFSTDFNYRPPQNVPEGSGILLFIFHANFLGKNVIARLCGPCSVQAVVLNDKFQLPVFLDSHFIYSFSPTAGLNKLFIRLTEAPTAKVKLLIGAYRVQLQ